One segment of Natranaeroarchaeum aerophilus DNA contains the following:
- a CDS encoding type II toxin-antitoxin system RelE family toxin produces MATVLLHPDVQKKLESLPNDIEDRIRSKLEEAGNNPDRHLKPLSGRDDYSLRIGKRRAIIDWDKQADELRVLKIDTRDTVYQ; encoded by the coding sequence ATGGCGACGGTTCTGTTACATCCCGACGTTCAGAAGAAACTGGAATCGCTTCCGAACGATATCGAAGATCGGATTCGGTCGAAGCTTGAAGAAGCGGGGAACAACCCCGACCGGCACCTGAAACCACTGTCAGGCCGTGACGACTACTCCCTGCGAATCGGGAAACGGCGCGCAATTATCGACTGGGACAAGCAAGCCGATGAACTCCGAGTGCTGAAGATCGATACACGG